GAGGTGGAAAATCAAACCTGGACTCGGGGTTTATGGAGGATGTCAACTGCAGAGGAGATGGCTGAATTTGTTCTTCTGTGGGAAAGAGTGCAGGAGGTCACCTTCTCTGATCAAGCCGACACAATCACTTGGAAATGGTCTGCAAATGGGTTGTACTCTTCCAAGTCGGCGTATGAGATCCAATTCGTCGGGTCTTACTGCACCTTCAATTCTAAGGCTATCTGGAAGGCAAAGGCTGAGGGCAAGCATCGTTTCTTTGGATGGCTTTTACTTCAGCAAAAAATTCAGACCGCAGACATCTTGTTGGTCAAAGGAATTCCGTGTAACCCGGTGTGTTGTCTCTGCGATCAAGCACCTGAAACAGCTGCTCATCTCTGCTTGCATTGCCCGTTTGCTCAGGAGGTTTGGTTCTTGGTTCACACTTGGACGGGGGGCTCTTCTCTATGCCACCGTCGGGAGTGCAGGTTCAGGTTTGGTGGAACGATGCTATGTGACTAGCTACAACACATACCAAGCCCACACTTGCGGCCATTCTTCTCTACACGGTGTGGAATATCTGGAATGAGAGGAATAGGAGGATCTTCCAAGGGCTCATGCAAACTCCGGTACGGATCTTTGGCCTCATCAAGCAGGAGATGGCCTTCAGGCAACAGGGCGTGCGAGGAGCGAGGGACTCCCTAGTGttgtattgttgttgttgtcaaTGAGTTTGAGTCTATTTAAGTTTTATGTAATCACAGCTATTGTAAGAACTcgcttgcttcttcttcttaaatgatctggcagtgctcctgcctttagcttcaaaaacaaaaaaaagtcgGCGTCCACAGTTCCAAGATCCTCGTCGCCATTGATATACTGAGAAAACGACTCCACAGTCGTAGTGTTCATGTCAACGCTGTAGATGAAGAAGTCCTGCGCCGCAACGGAATCGGtggcgaggtggcggtgggtcGCCAGGATGCCCAGGGGCGTCAGCTTGTTGGAGGCGGGACACGCGTCTGGCCATCTGGGAGGTAAGGTTTGGACTTTCTGAAAATATCCCGCTAGAAATGCACAAAACGGACTCCCAACTTTCAGTAATCTGGACGGCAATTGTGGACTGGACAGTTGAGAGGTACTTTACTCCGgcgagatcgatcgatcgatcgccaGGAGCTGAAGATGACTGACGAACGCCGGCCAAGCAGCGTCAGGCAACGTTGGATTATCGATCATCAGTATACTGTAGTACTTGAGCAGCGGCTAGCAGTAATGTTCATCGTCGATACATGCATTCAGGTATATATGTAGTAGAGTAGAGTAGTACATGCgtatgtatatacatatatatgtgacATACATAGGAATATATATAGCATGCAGATGTAACGAATAAACTTGACTGACACACACGCATGCAGCCTGATGATGATCAACATCTATCAATCTATCTCTGGTGTCCTGCCGCTGGCTCGTGTTATTGCTCGCTGGataaggagaggagaggacGGCCGGACTCCATATATCTTCACATGCTTGGCTTGACGTTGAGGCGGGTGGCGATCTTCTTCCCCAGCGACGCGTCGCACTGCATAGACGACGCACAAAATTCAGATACAACTGATGATGGAACTGAAGGAAGATTATAACTGTATTCAGAATTCAGATCAGTACCTTCGAGAGCAGGTCGATCCAGATCGATCTCAGCTCCTGGCTGACCTTTGGGTGCCCCAGCGAGTCGGCGAACCTCCGGACGAACCGCTCCTGCCTGTCGGCGTCCCAGGACCGGTACCTCTCCCCGGGCTGCTGGAAGTCGTTGGGCTTCCTGATGGtggccttctccctcctccccgccagcggcctcggcggcaccggcaccggcggcgcctGCCGCAGCGGCGCGTGCCTGGACGGGTAGTAGTCCACCTCCTCGTCCCGGTGCATGAAGTTCATGGCGCCGTCGTAGTGGTTGTTGTGGTGCGCGCACCGCGGCGCGTTCACGGGCAGCATCAGGTAGTTGGGCCCCAGCCGGTAGCGCTGCGTGTCGGCGTACGCGAACACCCGGCACTGCAGCATCTTGTCGTCCGAGTAGTAGATCCCCGGCACCACCAGCCCGGGGCCGAACGCCAGCTGCTCGTTCTCGTTGAAGAAGTTGTCCACGTTCCGGTCCAGCACCAGCCGCCCCACCGGCCGCAGCGGCAGCAGGTCCTCGGGCCACGTCTTGGTGTCGTCCAGCGGGTCGAAGTCGTACTGGTCCTCTGTGTCCGGGTCCATCACCTGCACCAGCAGCTGCCACTCCGGGAAGCTGCCCGCGgcgatggagtcgtagaggtccTGCGTGGCGTGGCTGTGGTTGCGCCCCCCGACgagcgccgcctcctcgtcggTGCGGATGCAGCGCACCCCGCAGGTGGGCTTCCAGTGGAACTTGACGTAGCTGGCCTTGCCGGCTTTGTTGACGAAGGTGTAGGTGTTGACGCCGAAGCCCTCCATGTGGCGGTAGTCGGCGGGCACGCCGACGTCgtcgaagaggaagaagaaggtg
This window of the Panicum virgatum strain AP13 chromosome 1K, P.virgatum_v5, whole genome shotgun sequence genome carries:
- the LOC120697493 gene encoding catalase isozyme 3-like; this encodes MDPTKFRPSSSHDGGVTTTNAGAPVWNDNEALTVGPRGPILLEDYHLIEKVAHFARERIPERVVHARGASAKGFFECTHDVSDLTCADFLRGPGARTPVIVRFSTVIHERGSPETIRDPRGFAVKFYTREGNWDLLGNNFPVFFIRDGIKFPDVIHAFKPNPRSHVQEYWRVFDFLSHHPESLHTFFFLFDDVGVPADYRHMEGFGVNTYTFVNKAGKASYVKFHWKPTCGVRCIRTDEEAALVGGRNHSHATQDLYDSIAAGSFPEWQLLVQVMDPDTEDQYDFDPLDDTKTWPEDLLPLRPVGRLVLDRNVDNFFNENEQLAFGPGLVVPGIYYSDDKMLQCRVFAYADTQRYRLGPNYLMLPVNAPRCAHHNNHYDGAMNFMHRDEEVDYYPSRHAPLRQAPPVPVPPRPLAGRREKATIRKPNDFQQPGERYRSWDADRQERFVRRFADSLGHPKVSQELRSIWIDLLSKCDASLGKKIATRLNVKPSM